A window from Pongo abelii isolate AG06213 chromosome 6, NHGRI_mPonAbe1-v2.0_pri, whole genome shotgun sequence encodes these proteins:
- the LOC103891142 gene encoding thymosin beta-4-like: MPDKPDVAEIKKFSKLKLKITETQEKNLLPSKETTE, encoded by the coding sequence ATGCCTGACAAACCTGACGTGGCTGAGATCAAGAAATTTAGTAAGTTGAAATTGAAGATTACAGAAACGCAAGAGAAAAATCTGCTGCCCTCCAAAGAAACGACAGAATAG